In a genomic window of Methanosarcina horonobensis HB-1 = JCM 15518:
- a CDS encoding DUF3883 domain-containing protein, protein MSIQDVAREQIETTKKVYLLSPERMFSEYNGEKENVKNYNGRQLLEMIQNAEDAAIEAKGEKKVLIKLQENQLTIANTGYPFSNDGLISIFHSHLSPKQAQKDQIGNKGLGFRSILSWANKVTIKSHDLCVAFSKEYSKKVLDDLLRNPEFANKCNKFNERTKEAPIPTLACPEVITADTNKYVAYSEFDTIIQIDLKETALKEVNQQIEKDIDGEVLIFLNHLERIELNINGAITIYDKKIFGSLVRLTTIKNSDTPIIRFWNINTQSGKFEDLDRDYQLSVAWKDELDDKKDIVYSYFRTKVPFHFSGILHGTFDLNADRNDIITDEEGYNQRLIDLIPDLIADTAEKIAKKETQVNYKARSFTIFENNALPKIIQESGFENKLKDALYTKEIFPTISNKYISLKDKPVYFEYGHDVFAKLLPKDVFPNILVFCNEEKIRKYLPKFKNDTHAFQSLCSAISAKRKEYSMEENALLIKVFTELFDTVKDSDSCLFFDSEFNPLPFNNNIFLPPKGNEYVLPPEIGIQIIHPELAKKLEKALVANSYESLSSKLYKFQIKTFDFTTTVKLLISHYYSKNPNKAEIEDIKKLNQIIFRLYQREKSQSTNWQGPVVPLINKNNKIELANKLYFGKEYGNITTEAIYNYNKSKLVNSPKGYGIDESDFKTWNFYLKWLGVAEFPRKIQVEGTEEFAEYAMKHYNFKDPIDGQYFKDFSEFKNNLTLYSEIKVTSVDDLDLILINNSSENILSWLNSDSELLRQIDKDEESPTSKISFFLYRKINIRILQGLKFRNFLKWKLSNTAWLNTKSGVKQSPRLCTTSATIADELSPFIEKPNVDFDATIFRGNKIRRDKIDYLLNLVGVNKTISSFSTNTLYSILLKLPENDPEGKKAKSFYRELSANYEEKNLDTTDDEYKNFLSRGLVFCKKEGKNSYEKASNVFYVNNKRYGESITKQFFTLEADRRRGIRKIEKIFGVKPLKGLELNLTGQPNFHNLNSRFEQEIEAFKPYVYIYRQHLDSTRREKNLIKDVKFKLVNTLNISLELENKSLEIKLSDYEYFYQHDTNTFFIKTPIYLDTEKELKNDINFCSAIAEAFSALIDVDAQRQQIRELFSNSSTNRDDIIREEFDDRHLEKLISAKDKLGITNDTKWNFWKSFVKCFPSKKINLSCDADEILLEELKRLFPDNSEQIIIAMDKINYDNYNEEKSLRLIIELLKKTGLSIDDFNEYVYPSIDISEIYELDFKRIKDSKKKEFKQVFYSSFIDSEKDKMEFLDGINKYDSIKGYSRNTIDYNVEEDLVSRVKDLFQLDLLNVKSDLDIESIYFNNKTKYEKRVEEEQISKELGSRFLYENSNLESLLYFKDEIENLIIRLKEWTPVSSSTSSSKSNNGLEKNNSLIIGDTTFLYNDYCELSHQLKTGFDNGNFQINLSKVEIKKADISDRKNGKGNYLMNYSKTTKKQKEGLGFLGEFLVYNYLRKTISIKENVKWVSEYAKVAEINLDGKDGKGYDIEYIPDGEEYPKYVEVKVVGKDNAFHITSTEIIEGEKLGGRYEIFMVRNITDHENISIEVIQGPFDYKGQESFNDNKLFTVLNDSFILKFEKTDENNKKILSSSFK, encoded by the coding sequence ATGTCTATACAAGATGTGGCTAGAGAGCAAATAGAAACCACCAAAAAGGTTTATCTTCTAAGTCCTGAACGTATGTTTTCCGAATATAACGGTGAAAAAGAAAATGTAAAAAATTATAATGGACGCCAGTTACTTGAAATGATTCAAAATGCAGAAGATGCGGCCATTGAAGCAAAAGGAGAGAAGAAGGTACTAATTAAACTTCAAGAAAACCAACTAACCATAGCAAATACAGGTTATCCTTTTTCAAATGACGGCTTGATTTCCATTTTCCATAGTCATCTTAGTCCAAAACAGGCACAAAAAGATCAAATTGGGAATAAAGGTTTAGGGTTTAGGTCTATTTTAAGTTGGGCGAATAAAGTAACCATTAAAAGCCACGATTTATGTGTAGCATTTTCGAAGGAGTACAGCAAAAAAGTTTTAGATGACTTGTTAAGAAATCCTGAGTTTGCAAATAAATGTAATAAATTTAATGAGCGAACTAAGGAAGCACCAATTCCTACTTTAGCTTGTCCGGAAGTAATTACAGCTGACACCAACAAATATGTAGCCTATTCAGAATTTGACACCATCATCCAAATAGATTTGAAAGAAACAGCTCTAAAAGAAGTAAATCAACAAATTGAAAAAGATATAGATGGAGAAGTATTGATATTTCTGAATCATCTTGAAAGAATAGAATTGAATATTAACGGCGCTATCACAATATATGATAAAAAGATTTTTGGTTCGTTGGTTAGACTTACAACAATAAAAAACAGCGACACACCAATTATACGGTTTTGGAATATTAACACACAAAGTGGCAAGTTTGAAGACTTAGATAGAGATTACCAATTAAGTGTAGCGTGGAAAGATGAACTGGATGATAAAAAGGATATTGTTTACTCTTACTTCCGAACTAAAGTCCCATTTCATTTTTCAGGCATATTACACGGCACATTTGACTTAAATGCTGATCGTAATGACATTATCACTGATGAAGAAGGGTACAATCAAAGATTAATAGATTTAATACCCGATTTAATAGCAGATACGGCTGAAAAAATCGCAAAAAAAGAAACACAAGTAAATTATAAGGCAAGAAGTTTTACGATTTTCGAAAATAATGCTTTACCAAAAATTATACAGGAATCAGGCTTTGAAAATAAACTCAAAGATGCACTATATACTAAAGAAATATTTCCAACCATTTCCAATAAGTATATTTCATTAAAGGATAAGCCTGTATATTTCGAGTACGGCCATGACGTTTTCGCAAAACTCCTCCCAAAAGATGTTTTTCCAAACATACTAGTATTCTGCAACGAAGAAAAAATTAGGAAATACTTGCCTAAATTTAAAAATGATACCCATGCCTTTCAATCATTATGCAGTGCAATATCTGCAAAAAGAAAAGAGTATTCAATGGAAGAAAATGCTTTATTAATTAAGGTATTTACTGAACTTTTTGATACAGTTAAAGACAGTGATTCATGCTTATTTTTTGATTCGGAGTTTAATCCATTACCATTTAATAATAATATTTTCTTACCTCCTAAAGGAAATGAATATGTGTTGCCACCAGAGATTGGCATTCAAATAATTCATCCTGAGCTTGCCAAAAAATTGGAAAAGGCGTTAGTAGCTAATAGTTATGAATCGTTATCATCTAAACTCTATAAGTTTCAAATAAAAACATTTGATTTCACTACAACTGTTAAGCTATTGATAAGTCATTACTATTCCAAAAATCCCAATAAAGCGGAAATTGAAGACATAAAAAAACTAAACCAAATCATTTTTAGGTTATATCAAAGAGAAAAGTCACAATCAACAAATTGGCAAGGACCAGTAGTTCCGTTAATTAATAAAAATAATAAAATTGAACTTGCTAACAAGCTGTATTTTGGAAAAGAATATGGAAATATCACGACAGAAGCAATTTATAATTACAATAAAAGTAAGTTAGTTAATTCGCCAAAAGGATATGGGATTGATGAGAGTGACTTCAAAACATGGAATTTTTATTTGAAATGGCTTGGAGTTGCTGAGTTTCCACGAAAAATACAAGTAGAAGGTACAGAAGAATTTGCTGAATATGCCATGAAGCATTATAATTTTAAAGACCCAATAGACGGTCAATACTTTAAGGATTTTAGTGAATTTAAAAATAATCTAACCTTATATTCTGAAATAAAGGTCACTAGTGTTGATGACTTAGATTTAATTTTAATAAATAACAGTAGCGAAAATATACTTTCATGGTTAAATTCAGACAGTGAATTATTGAGACAGATTGACAAAGATGAAGAGAGTCCGACAAGTAAAATTTCCTTCTTTTTATACAGAAAGATAAACATTAGGATCCTCCAAGGGCTTAAATTTAGAAATTTCTTAAAATGGAAACTGTCAAATACTGCCTGGTTAAACACAAAAAGTGGAGTTAAACAATCTCCTCGCTTATGCACTACATCGGCTACTATAGCAGATGAACTTAGCCCATTCATTGAAAAACCTAATGTTGATTTTGATGCTACAATCTTTAGAGGCAATAAGATCAGACGTGACAAAATAGATTATCTGTTGAACTTGGTAGGAGTCAATAAAACTATCTCTTCATTCTCAACAAATACACTTTACTCAATTTTATTAAAACTTCCTGAAAATGATCCAGAAGGAAAAAAAGCAAAGTCTTTCTATCGGGAGTTATCGGCAAATTATGAAGAGAAGAATTTGGATACCACCGATGATGAGTATAAAAATTTTTTATCAAGAGGTCTGGTCTTTTGTAAAAAGGAAGGAAAAAATAGTTACGAAAAAGCAAGTAATGTATTTTACGTAAATAACAAAAGGTACGGCGAAAGTATTACAAAACAATTCTTCACCCTTGAAGCTGATCGCAGAAGAGGGATAAGAAAGATTGAAAAAATCTTTGGTGTGAAGCCGCTTAAAGGTTTAGAATTAAATTTAACTGGTCAACCAAACTTTCACAACTTGAATAGCAGATTTGAACAGGAAATTGAAGCATTTAAGCCTTATGTGTATATTTATAGGCAACATTTAGATAGTACAAGAAGAGAAAAAAATCTTATAAAAGATGTGAAGTTTAAATTAGTAAACACATTAAATATCTCATTAGAGCTAGAAAATAAAAGTTTGGAGATTAAGTTATCAGATTATGAATATTTTTACCAACATGACACTAATACTTTTTTTATAAAAACTCCCATATATTTGGATACAGAAAAGGAACTAAAAAATGATATAAACTTTTGCTCTGCTATAGCTGAAGCATTTTCAGCCTTGATTGATGTAGATGCACAAAGACAGCAAATAAGAGAGCTGTTTTCAAACTCCTCAACTAACAGGGATGACATTATCCGTGAAGAATTTGATGACAGGCATCTTGAAAAACTAATATCAGCTAAAGATAAGCTAGGCATAACAAATGATACAAAATGGAATTTTTGGAAGTCTTTTGTAAAATGCTTCCCTTCTAAAAAAATTAATCTATCATGTGACGCTGACGAAATTTTGTTAGAAGAGTTAAAACGCCTTTTCCCCGACAATAGCGAACAAATAATTATAGCAATGGATAAGATTAACTATGATAACTATAACGAAGAAAAATCGTTACGTTTAATAATCGAACTATTGAAAAAAACCGGTTTATCCATTGATGATTTTAATGAATATGTTTATCCTTCGATTGATATTTCTGAAATATATGAGCTCGATTTTAAAAGGATAAAAGATAGCAAGAAAAAAGAATTTAAGCAAGTTTTTTATTCAAGTTTTATAGACTCTGAAAAAGACAAAATGGAATTTTTAGACGGAATAAATAAATACGATTCAATTAAAGGGTACTCTAGAAACACAATTGATTATAATGTTGAAGAAGACCTAGTTTCAAGAGTGAAAGATCTATTTCAGCTCGATTTGCTTAATGTAAAATCTGATTTAGATATCGAATCTATATATTTTAACAATAAAACTAAATACGAAAAAAGAGTTGAGGAAGAGCAAATTTCTAAAGAGCTTGGTAGTCGCTTTCTCTATGAAAATTCAAATTTAGAAAGCTTACTATATTTTAAAGACGAAATCGAGAACCTGATAATACGTCTTAAAGAATGGACTCCAGTATCTAGCAGTACTAGTTCATCTAAGAGCAATAATGGATTGGAAAAAAATAATAGTTTAATAATTGGTGATACTACCTTTCTTTATAACGATTATTGTGAGTTATCTCATCAATTAAAAACTGGTTTCGACAATGGCAATTTTCAAATAAATCTCTCAAAAGTTGAGATTAAAAAAGCTGATATTTCTGATCGAAAAAATGGAAAAGGCAATTATTTAATGAATTATTCCAAAACCACCAAAAAGCAAAAAGAAGGCCTAGGTTTTTTGGGTGAATTCTTGGTCTATAATTACCTCCGCAAAACAATAAGCATTAAGGAAAATGTCAAATGGGTTTCCGAGTATGCAAAAGTAGCCGAAATAAATTTGGATGGAAAAGATGGTAAAGGATATGATATTGAATATATACCAGATGGTGAAGAATACCCAAAATATGTAGAGGTCAAAGTAGTAGGAAAGGACAACGCTTTTCATATTACTTCAACTGAAATTATAGAAGGGGAGAAACTGGGAGGACGTTATGAAATATTTATGGTTAGAAACATAACCGATCATGAAAATATTTCGATTGAAGTTATTCAAGGCCCATTTGATTATAAAGGTCAAGAAAGCTTTAATGATAATAAACTATTCACGGTACTAAATGACAGCTTTATATTGAAATTTGAAAAAACAGATGAAAATAACAAGAAAATCTTATCATCTTCATTTAAGTAA